Within the Fusarium keratoplasticum isolate Fu6.1 chromosome 1, whole genome shotgun sequence genome, the region agcagcagctggaggaCCGGCAGCCGGAAAGGCACCAGCAGCCGCTCCTCCTGTGCAGCTGCTGACTTCCAAGTACGCGCCAACACAACTCAGTCACATCTGTGGCAACAAGGCCCAGGTCGAGAAGATTCAGAACTGGCTCAGGAACTGGCCCAAGTCTAAAAAGTACAACTTCCAGCGACGAGGCGCTGATGGAATGGGAGGTGAGCGTGCTATTATCATCTCTGGACCTCCTGGAATTGGAAAGACGACAGCTGCGCACCTGGCGGCCAAACTCGAAGGATACGATGTCCTCGAGAGCAACGCCAGTGACACTCGCagcaagaagctcgtcgagtCCGGAGTCAGTGATGTCATGAACAATACGTCACTTCTTGGCTACTTTGCtggcgatggcaaggatgttgacgctaccaagaagaagattgttCTCATCATGGACGAGGTGGACGGTATGTCTGCGGGTGAtcgtggtggtgttggcgcTTTGGCCAAGTTTTGCAAAAAGACAGAGATTCCCTTGATTCTCATCTGCAACGAGCGAAAGCTGCCAAAGATGAAGCCCTTTGATCATGTGGCCTTTGATATTCGGTTCAACCGCCCGACCGTGGATCAAGTCCGATCCCGCATCATGACCATTTGCCACCGAGAAGGCCTGAAGCTGCCCCCTGCTGTGGTGGATGCCCTTATTGAGGGCAGCAACAAAGACATCCGACAGATCATCAACATGATTTCGACAGCGAAGCTGGATCAGACCAGCATGGATTTCGACCAGAGCAAGGCCATGTCCAAGGCTTGGGAGAAGCATGTCATCCTCAAGCCATGGGATATCTGCCAGAAGATGCTCGGCGGTGGGCTCTTCGCGCCCGCGAGCAAGTCGACACTCAACGACAAGATTGAGCTGTACTTCAACGATCACGAATTCAGCTTCCTCATGATTCAGGAGAACTATCTTCGAACAAAGCCCATGGCTCTCAACGGAAAGGGATACACCCAACGAGAGTACAACCTCAAGGCTCTAGAGCTTTTTGATAACGCCGCGGAGAGCATCAGCGACGGAGATCTAGTCGACCGCATGATTCATGGCTCTCAACAACATTGGAGTCTGATGCCGACTCACGCGGTCTTCAGCACAGTTCGACCAGCGAGCTTTATCGCGGGTCAGCTGATGGGCTCCAACTTCACATCTTGGCTTGGCAACAATAGCAAGTCTGGAAAGCTGGGCAGATACATCCGCGAAATTCATTCTCACATGCGGCTCAGGTCTTCGGGCGATCACCATGAGATTCGCCAGCAATACCTGCCCGTTCTCTGGGATCAGCTTGTCAACCGACTGCAGCATGAAGGCAACGATGCCGTTGGAGAAGTTATCGACCTCATGGACAGCTACTTCTTGACCCGAGAAGACTTTGACGCGATTCAGGAGCTGGGCGTGGGTCCAATGGATGAGGAGCGAGTCAAGAttgagaccaagaccaaggccgcTTTCACTCGAACGTAAGTAAACATATATAACCTACTAATCAGCGCACGACTAACATGGACTCTTTAGTTACAACGCAATGTCCCATCCTGTTCCTTTCATGAAGGCTAGCAACGTCGTGGCACCCAAGGCTCAGCCCAAGGAGGTTCCTgacctggaggaggctgtcgaggacgatgacgcAGATATTGCTGAAGCACCagaggttgacgaggatgatgacgagattGATttcaagaaggacaagta harbors:
- a CDS encoding Replication factor C subunit 1; amino-acid sequence: MPSDIRSFFAPKGGAPPKPAAKKSEEPAKTKRTKGRRVVEDSEDEEDEVVEVKKPAKPAPKKKTQDEPKGVAISADDYFASTKSSKPSSSATPKKPAAKSDVPIRASPRGKPATAKSAAPAKNGTVPAKRKTTTSYSHHAVDDDADAYMDDGEEEDDDIFAADAKGRSKRKNDDYEEDESEEEELPRPKRVATRGRPSAAKDNDVKVTKAAPASKKRKSPVDGSDESEDEIPRKKAAPAKPRAPRTTKKKDEPEDAEIQDILNSVATVRAPTPPPKDPNAKFDWRKNAFGGGNAAAPPTQGGVELPEGEDECLSGLSFVFTGVLQTIGRDEGQALVKRYGGKVVGQPSSKTSFVVLGDDAGPSKLAKIKSHGIKTIDENGLFDLIRKLPAYGGSGKGAQKAQEKKKAEEEKVKKQVAEMEAEEKARKAEAAKAAKKAAAAGGPAAGKAPAAAPPVQLLTSKYAPTQLSHICGNKAQVEKIQNWLRNWPKSKKYNFQRRGADGMGGERAIIISGPPGIGKTTAAHLAAKLEGYDVLESNASDTRSKKLVESGVSDVMNNTSLLGYFAGDGKDVDATKKKIVLIMDEVDGMSAGDRGGVGALAKFCKKTEIPLILICNERKLPKMKPFDHVAFDIRFNRPTVDQVRSRIMTICHREGLKLPPAVVDALIEGSNKDIRQIINMISTAKLDQTSMDFDQSKAMSKAWEKHVILKPWDICQKMLGGGLFAPASKSTLNDKIELYFNDHEFSFLMIQENYLRTKPMALNGKGYTQREYNLKALELFDNAAESISDGDLVDRMIHGSQQHWSLMPTHAVFSTVRPASFIAGQLMGSNFTSWLGNNSKSGKLGRYIREIHSHMRLRSSGDHHEIRQQYLPVLWDQLVNRLQHEGNDAVGEVIDLMDSYFLTREDFDAIQELGVGPMDEERVKIETKTKAAFTRTYNAMSHPVPFMKASNVVAPKAQPKEVPDLEEAVEDDDADIAEAPEVDEDDDEIDFKKDKYIKQPKAKKATKKATKAAADDDDEEKPKRGRAKAKATGTKGKGKK